Proteins encoded in a region of the Eulemur rufifrons isolate Redbay chromosome 15, OSU_ERuf_1, whole genome shotgun sequence genome:
- the PRICKLE4 gene encoding LOW QUALITY PROTEIN: prickle-like protein 4 (The sequence of the model RefSeq protein was modified relative to this genomic sequence to represent the inferred CDS: deleted 2 bases in 1 codon) produces the protein MSVLNSGWPHPEDSPTPGEPGPAANSDSDSGRLPGEDPEDTSAQGPMVLSLGPPFLDTNQAPKWPGLRTLLQQLPPQDSDERYCLALGEEELAELRLFCAQRKQEALGQGVARLVLPKLEGHTCEKCRERLKPGEYGVFAARAGEQRCWHQSCFACQACGQALINLIYFYHDGRLYCGRHHAELLRPRCPACDQLIFSRRCTEAEGRRWHENHFCCQDCAGPLGGGRYALPGGSPCCPSCFESRYSGAGSSPAGALEGRASLEETGPDRTEGRDRASLNAVTISRTALHAAAGGPRLETQTELLGSSPEQEGRAGDKAAASKGREQYRLETPHDPREDAHCPTCSSSSDSEPEDFFLGQRLPRLWQTPGTLQPGDSDTSKKHCTIC, from the exons ATGTCAGTGCTGAACTCTGGCTGGCCCCACCCAGAGGACAGCCCCACCCCTGGGGAGCCAGGTCCCGCAGCCAACTCAGACAGTGACTCAGGCCGCCTGCCAGGGGAGGACCCTGAGGATACCTCTGCTCAG GGTCCTATGGTTCTGAGCTTGGGTCCCCCTTTCCTGGACACCAACCAAGCCCCCAAGTGGCCTGGACTTCGGACCCTCCTGCAGCAGCTCCCTCCACAGGACAGTGAT GAGCGCTACTGCCTGGCCcttggggaggaggagctggctgAGCTGCGGCTCTTCTGTGCCCAGCGGAAGCAGGAGGCCCTGGGACAGGGGGTGGCCCGTCTGGTACTTCCCAAGCTTGAAGGACACACCTGTGAGAAA TGCAGGGAGCGGCTGAAGCCAGGGGAGTACGGAGTGTTTGCAGCCCGGGCAGGGGAGCAGCGCTGCTGGCACCAGTCTTGCTTTGCCTGCCAGGCCTGTGGCCAGGCCCTGATAAACCTCATATACTTCTACCACGATGGACGTCTCTACTGCGGCCGTCATCACGCCGAGTTGCTGCGGCCGCGCTGCCCCGCCTGTGACCAG ctGATCTTCTCTCGGCGCTGCACAGAGGCGGAGGGACGTCGCTGGCATGAGAACCACTTCTGCTGCCAGGACTGCGCCGGGCCCCTGGGCGGGGGACGTTACGCCCTGCCGGGGGGCAGCCCCTGCTGCCCCAGCTGTTTCGAGAGCCGCTACTCGGGT GCGGGCTCGAGCCCTGCCGGGGCACTGGAAGGGCGGGCGTCCCTTG AAGAGACCGGACCCGACCGAACTGAAGGAAGGGACCGCGCCTCGCTAAACGCCGTGACCATCTCCCGAACAGCCCTTCACGCTGCTGCCGGCGGTCCCCGCCTGGAAACCCAGACGGAGCTGCTTGGATCCAGCCCGGAGCAGGAGGGCCGAGCTGGGGACAAGGCAGCGGCATCCAAAGGGCGGGAGCAATATCGCCTGGAGACGCCCCATGATCCCAGGGAGGACGCCCACTGCCccacctgctcctcttcctctgacTCGGAACCCGAAGACTTTTTCTTAGGCCAGCGCCTTCCCCGGCTCTGGCAGACCCCCGGAACCCTCCAACCAGGAGACAGCGACACCTCCAAGAAGCACTGCACCATTTGCTAG
- the TOMM6 gene encoding mitochondrial import receptor subunit TOM6 homolog: MASSGVAVSTAGSANEAPEIPDNVGDWLRGVYRFATDRNDFRRNLILNLGLFAAGVWLARNLSDIDLMAPQPGV, from the exons ATGGCTTCCAGCGGGGTTGCCGTGAGCACTGCGGGCTCGGCAAATGAAGCTCCTGAAATTCCGGACAACGTGGGAGATTGGCTTCGGGGCGTCTATCGCTTTGCCACCGATAGGAACGATTTCCGGAG GAACTTGATCCTTAATTTGGGACTCTTTGCTGCGGGAGTTTGGCTGGCCAGGAACTTGAGCGACATTGACCTTATGGCGCCTCAGCCAGGGGTGTAG
- the USP49 gene encoding ubiquitin carboxyl-terminal hydrolase 49: MDRCKHVGRLRLAQDHSILNPQKWCCMECATTESVWACLKCSHVACGRYIEDHALKHFEETGHPLAMEVRDLYVFCYLCKDYVLNDNPEGDLKLLRSSLLAVRGQKQDQPVRRGRTLRSMASGEDVVPQQRAPQGQPQMLTALWYRRQRLLAKTLRLWFEKSSRGQAKLEQRRQEEALERKKEEARQRRREVKRRLLEELASAPPRKSARLLLHAPRDAGPATARPAALPTSRRAPAAALKRRQPAVAPGVTGLRNLGNTCYMNSILQVLSHLQKFRECFLNLDPSKTEHLFPKATNGKAQLSSRPASSSATELSSRNDRAEACEREGLCWNGGASISRSLELIQNKEPSSKHISLCRELHTLFRVMWSGKWALVSPFAMLHSVWSLIPAFRGYDQQDAQEFLCELLHKVQQELESEGTTRRILIPFSQRKLTKQVLKVVNTIFHGQLLSQVTCISCNYKSNTIEPFWDLSLEFPERYHCIEKGFVPLNQTECLLTEMLAKFTETEALEGRIYACDQCNSKRRKSNPKPLVLSEARKQLMIYRLPQVLRLHLKRFRWSGRNHREKIGVHVVFDQVLTMEPYCCRDMLSSLDKETFAYDLSAVVMHHGKGFGSGHYTAYCYNTEGGFWVHCNDSKLNVCSVEEVCKTQAYILFYTQRTVQGNARISETQLQAQVQSSNNDEGRPQTFP, from the exons ATGGATAGATGCAAACATGTAGGGCGGTTACGGCTCGCCCAGGACCACTCCATCCTGAACCCTCAGAAGTGGTGCTGCATGGAGTGCGCCACCACCGAGTCGGTGTGGGCTTGCCTCAAGTGCTCCCACGTGGCCTGCGGGCGCTACATTGAGGACCACGCACTGAAACACTTTGAAGAGACTGGACACCCGCTAGCCATGGAAGTCCGGGATCTCTACGTGTTCTGTTACCTGTGCAAGGACTACGTGCTCAATGATAACCCAGAGGGGGACCTGAAGCTGCTCAGAAGCTCCCTCCTGGCAGTCCGGGGCCAGAAGCAGGACCAGCCCGTGAGACGCGGGCGGACGCTGCGGTCCATGGCTTCGGGCGAGGACGTGGTCCCGCAGCAGCGCGCTCCTCAGGGACAGCCGCAGATGCTCACGGCTCTGTGGTACCGGCGCCAGCGCCTGCTGGCCAAGACGCTGCGGCTGTGGTTCGAGAAGAGCTCCCGGGGCCAGGCGAAGCTGGAGCAGCGGCGGCAGGAGGAGGCGCTGGAGCGCAAGAAGGAGGAGGCGCGGCAGCGGCGGCGCGAAGTGAAGCGGCGGCTGCTGGAAGAGCTGGCCAGCGCCCCTCCGCGCAAGAGCGCGCGGCTGCTCCTGCACGCGCCCCGCGACGCGGGCCCGGCCACCGCGCGCCCCGCCGCCCTGCCTACCTCACGCCGAGCACCCGCCGCCGCCCTCAAGCGCCGCCAGCCGGCCGTGGCCCCGGGCGTCACCGGCCTGCGCAATCTGGGCAACACCTGCTACATGAACTCCATCCTCCAGGTGCTCAGCCACCTCCAGAAGTTCCGAGAATGTTTCCTGAACCTTGACCCTTCCAAAACGGAACATCTGTTTCCCAAAGCCACCAACGGGAAGGCTCAGCTCTCTAGCAGGCCGGCCAGCAGCTCGGCCACCGAGCTGTCCTCGAGGAACGACAGGGCCGAGGCGTGCGAGCGGGAGGGTCTCTGCTGGAATGGTGGGGCCTCCATCAGCCGGAGTCTGGAGCTCATCCAGAACAAGGAGCCGAGCTCGAAGCACATTTCCCTCTGCCGCGAACTGCACACCCTCTTCCGAGTCATGTGGTCCGGGAAGTGGGCCCTGGTGTCGCCCTTCGCCATGCTTCACTCTGTGTGGAGCCTGATCCCTGCCTTCCGTGGCTACGACCAGCAGGATGCGCAGGAATTTCTCTGCGAACTGCTGCACAAAGTGCAGCAGGAACTCGAGTCAGAAGGCACCACGCGCCGCATCCTCATCCCCTTCTCCCAGAGAAAGCTCACCAAACAGGTCTTAAAGGTGGTGAATACCATATTTCACGGGCAGCTGCTCAGTCAG GTCACATGTATATCATGCAATTACAAATCCAATACCATTGAGCCCTTTTGGGATCTGTCCCTAGAATTCCCTGAACGCTATCACTGCATAGAAAAGGGGTTTGTCCCTTTGAATCAGACAGAGTGCCTGCTCACTGAGATGCTGGCCAAGTTCAcagagacagaggccctggaagGGAGAATCTACGCTTGTGACCAGTGTAACA GCAAACGACGAAAATCCAATCCAAAACCCCTTGTTCTGAGTGAAGCTAGAAAGCAGTTAATGATCTACAGACTACCTCAGGTCCTCCGGCTGCACCTTAAAAGATTCAG GTGGTCTGGCCGTAATCATCGAGAGAAGATTGGGGTCCATGTCGTCTTTGACCAGGTATTAACCATGGAACCTTACTGCTGCAGGGACATGCTCTCCTCTCTTGACAAAGAGACCTTTGCCTATGATCTCTCCGCAGTGGTCATGCATCACGGGAAAGGGTTTGGCTCAGGACACTACACAGCCTATTGCTACAACACAGAGGGAG GTTTTTGGGTCCACTGCAATGACTCAAAGCTGAATGTATGCAGTGTCGAGGAAGTGTGCAAAACCCAGGCCTACATCCTTTTTTACACTCAAAGAACAGTGCAGGGCAATGCAAGAATCTCAGAAACCCAACTCCAAGCTCAGGTGCAGTCCAGCAACAACGATGAAGGCAGACCACAGACATTCCCCTGA